Proteins from one Natrinema salifodinae genomic window:
- a CDS encoding ABC transporter substrate-binding protein produces the protein MHPRTFWVLDDDDRDVVDDLAVGLGRTAARVLAYLLRRAEREDEPATAVQMQIGTELSRSPISDAVSRLEEDGLIDRSTLPDDTQGRPPSAWRPSGDLAESRRRAYEQHARALLDRTEALFVDRPSDSEPETGSETDLTVALNWRPNGLHVPIYAASEAAWYDEYGADVDIEHHEGSSRAVDRVRQAEADVAVAGAATVLRARAAGVPLVPIAVLYQRAMTVLYTAREAFGEELRSVSQLQGRRIGMVPRSETGVLGRLFISQTALEDDIEIVETTGEERAALSTGRADVVTGSMTDPRQLERRGKTVDALQVTDHFPIYGPTIAVHERLLRTRRSALAAFLAGTAGGWADAKSDPGPAVDRIAAIGDDEPDDVRATFERAVDDFGDSEATRERGWGWQRERTWDRLRTALDQGELLTAA, from the coding sequence ATGCATCCGCGAACGTTCTGGGTACTCGACGACGACGATCGGGACGTCGTCGACGACCTCGCCGTCGGACTCGGACGGACGGCCGCGCGGGTACTCGCGTACCTCCTGCGACGAGCCGAGCGGGAGGACGAGCCGGCGACCGCCGTGCAGATGCAGATCGGCACGGAACTGAGCCGGTCGCCGATCAGCGATGCGGTCTCCCGGCTCGAGGAGGACGGACTGATCGACCGGTCGACGCTCCCCGACGACACCCAGGGGCGACCACCGTCCGCCTGGCGCCCCAGCGGTGATCTCGCCGAAAGTCGCCGTCGCGCGTACGAACAGCATGCGCGGGCGTTGCTCGACCGGACGGAAGCGCTGTTCGTCGATCGGCCGTCAGACTCAGAACCGGAGACCGGTTCCGAAACCGACCTCACGGTCGCGTTGAACTGGCGGCCTAACGGGCTGCACGTTCCGATCTATGCGGCGTCGGAGGCGGCGTGGTACGACGAGTACGGCGCCGACGTCGACATCGAGCACCACGAGGGCTCGTCGCGCGCGGTCGATCGAGTTCGCCAGGCCGAGGCGGACGTCGCGGTCGCCGGCGCTGCGACGGTGCTCCGAGCCAGGGCGGCGGGGGTGCCCCTCGTTCCGATCGCGGTTCTCTACCAGCGCGCGATGACGGTGCTGTACACTGCTCGCGAGGCGTTCGGCGAAGAGCTTCGGAGCGTCAGTCAGTTACAGGGACGCCGGATCGGCATGGTGCCTCGCTCCGAGACGGGGGTGCTCGGGCGCTTATTCATCTCACAGACGGCGCTCGAGGACGATATCGAGATCGTCGAAACGACCGGCGAAGAACGGGCGGCGTTGTCGACCGGACGCGCGGACGTCGTGACCGGATCGATGACCGATCCGCGACAGCTAGAGCGTCGCGGGAAGACGGTCGACGCGTTACAGGTCACCGATCACTTTCCCATCTACGGGCCGACGATCGCCGTTCACGAACGGCTGCTCCGGACGCGGCGGTCGGCGCTCGCCGCATTTCTCGCCGGAACGGCGGGCGGCTGGGCGGACGCGAAAAGTGACCCTGGGCCGGCGGTGGATCGGATCGCCGCGATCGGCGACGACGAACCGGACGACGTCCGGGCGACGTTCGAGCGGGCGGTCGACGACTTCGGCGACAGCGAGGCCACCCGGGAACGCGGCTGGGGGTGGCAGCGCGAGCGAACGTGGGACCGGCTTCGAACGGCGCTCGATCAGGGGGAGCTGCTCACCGCCGCATGA
- a CDS encoding ABC transporter ATP-binding protein, translated as MIELEDLTVAFDDVTAVADVDLRIDRGEFVTVVGPSGCGKTTLLRAIGGLQTPTSGGVRIDERSPSIAQDAGDIGFVFQQHTLLPWKSALENVTFLREMAGESPDREDARALLDSMGLEGFEDARPRALSGGMKQRVAIARALHLGADVLLMDEPFGELDELTRDELGVELRSLWRRERKTVVFVTHSVPEAVFLGDRCVVMGDRPGRIEAVFDVELPEPRDAAVFGSRPFQERVAAVRRTLHENHD; from the coding sequence ATGATCGAACTCGAGGACCTCACGGTCGCGTTCGACGACGTCACCGCGGTCGCGGACGTCGACCTGCGAATCGATCGCGGCGAGTTCGTCACCGTCGTCGGGCCGTCCGGCTGCGGGAAGACGACCCTGTTGCGCGCGATCGGTGGTCTCCAGACGCCGACGAGCGGCGGCGTCCGCATCGACGAGCGATCGCCGTCGATCGCCCAGGACGCGGGCGATATCGGGTTCGTGTTTCAACAACACACGCTGCTGCCGTGGAAGAGCGCGCTCGAGAACGTCACGTTCCTGCGGGAGATGGCGGGCGAGTCGCCGGACCGGGAGGACGCCCGCGCGTTGCTCGACTCGATGGGACTCGAGGGGTTCGAGGACGCCCGTCCGCGCGCGCTCTCGGGCGGGATGAAACAGCGGGTCGCGATCGCGCGGGCGCTGCACCTCGGTGCGGACGTGCTGCTGATGGACGAGCCGTTCGGCGAACTCGACGAGCTCACCCGCGACGAACTGGGCGTCGAGCTGCGGTCGCTCTGGCGACGCGAACGGAAGACGGTCGTCTTCGTCACGCACAGCGTCCCCGAGGCGGTCTTCCTCGGCGATCGGTGCGTGGTGATGGGCGATCGTCCGGGCCGGATCGAAGCGGTGTTCGACGTCGAGTTACCCGAACCGCGGGACGCGGCGGTGTTCGGCTCCCGGCCGTTCCAGGAACGTGTCGCGGCGGTTCGCCGAACGCTCCACGAGAACCATGACTGA
- a CDS encoding ABC transporter permease encodes MTDRVRVDAVDAVYPTGALCAVVALWWTITLVADVPPFVLPPPDAVAARLLGNPALYLANAWYTLEKVAYGGTIGVASGTVLAVFVAYVPWFRRAVYPYLVTVRVLPKLAVAPLLLIYVGTGMATAIVFIALITFFPLVLNVAAGLDRAPPAHRDLLRSVNAGSIERFLYVDVPYAIPDFFAGLKQSVTLAVVGAVVAEWVVADGGLGFLVQMGSENVRPDVVLAALVVLLLEGLLLYGLVVVAQRGIDARFDLGTAGSD; translated from the coding sequence ATGACTGACCGGGTCCGCGTGGACGCCGTCGACGCGGTCTATCCGACGGGCGCGCTCTGCGCCGTCGTCGCTCTCTGGTGGACGATCACGCTGGTCGCCGACGTTCCGCCGTTCGTACTCCCGCCGCCCGACGCCGTCGCCGCGCGGTTGCTCGGCAACCCGGCTCTCTACCTCGCCAACGCCTGGTACACGCTCGAGAAGGTCGCGTACGGCGGGACCATCGGGGTCGCCTCCGGGACCGTCCTCGCGGTGTTCGTCGCCTACGTGCCGTGGTTTCGGCGGGCCGTGTACCCGTATCTCGTGACGGTGCGGGTGCTGCCCAAACTCGCGGTCGCACCCCTGTTGCTCATCTACGTCGGGACGGGGATGGCGACCGCAATCGTGTTCATCGCGCTCATCACGTTCTTCCCGCTCGTGTTGAACGTCGCGGCCGGACTCGACCGGGCGCCGCCGGCGCACCGCGACCTGCTTCGATCGGTGAACGCCGGCTCCATAGAGCGGTTCCTGTACGTCGACGTCCCCTACGCGATCCCCGACTTCTTCGCGGGACTCAAACAGTCGGTGACGCTTGCGGTCGTCGGCGCGGTCGTCGCGGAGTGGGTAGTCGCGGACGGCGGACTCGGCTTTCTCGTTCAAATGGGTTCGGAGAACGTCCGCCCGGACGTCGTGCTCGCCGCCCTCGTCGTCCTGCTGCTCGAGGGACTCTTGTTGTACGGCCTGGTCGTCGTCGCACAGCGCGGTATCGACGCACGGTTCGACCTCGGAACCGCCGGTTCCGACTAA
- a CDS encoding ABC transporter permease translates to MSRSERPPLDRSDGQHDRRRDGRRFGSPSRGRDAIDGSAAVARTLARRVLPPTVVFAGLLAAWQGAVVYYDLPSVILPSPVEVGTALVDASPMLLRDAAVTGATAGIGLAVGCVVGAALAFAMIHSRTATNTILPVVVALRIAPLVAIAPLLFLWFGRGVPARALVVATLTVFPITVATLDGLRKTPRSHLELLETVGASKTAAFVHVRVPAAAPSVFAGLKIAATLSVVGAIVAEFVTLTAGIGYRVFETAAYLRTAETYAALVVLSLLGIGFYLVPVAIERIVWNP, encoded by the coding sequence GTGTCCCGATCCGAACGACCGCCGCTCGACCGAAGCGACGGACAGCACGACAGACGACGCGATGGGCGACGGTTCGGGAGCCCGTCACGCGGCCGCGACGCCATCGACGGGTCCGCCGCCGTCGCCCGCACGCTCGCCAGGCGGGTGCTTCCGCCGACGGTCGTGTTCGCGGGGCTACTCGCGGCCTGGCAGGGCGCCGTCGTCTACTACGACCTGCCGTCGGTGATCCTTCCGTCGCCGGTCGAGGTTGGAACGGCGCTCGTCGACGCGTCTCCGATGTTGCTGCGCGACGCCGCCGTTACGGGCGCGACCGCCGGTATCGGACTCGCCGTCGGGTGCGTGGTCGGCGCCGCCCTCGCGTTCGCGATGATACACTCGCGAACGGCGACGAACACGATCCTTCCGGTGGTCGTCGCGCTCCGGATCGCGCCGCTGGTCGCGATCGCGCCGCTGCTGTTTCTCTGGTTCGGGCGCGGCGTTCCGGCGCGCGCCCTCGTGGTCGCGACGCTGACCGTCTTTCCGATCACGGTCGCGACCCTCGACGGGCTCCGGAAGACGCCACGATCGCACCTCGAGTTGCTGGAGACGGTCGGCGCCTCGAAGACCGCCGCGTTCGTCCACGTGCGCGTCCCCGCGGCCGCGCCGAGCGTCTTCGCCGGGCTCAAAATCGCGGCCACGTTGAGCGTCGTCGGGGCGATCGTCGCCGAGTTCGTCACGCTCACCGCCGGGATCGGGTACCGGGTATTCGAGACGGCGGCGTACCTCCGAACGGCCGAGACCTACGCCGCGCTCGTCGTGCTCTCCTTGCTGGGGATCGGGTTTTACCTCGTCCCGGTCGCGATCGAGCGGATCGTTTGGAATCCTTGA
- a CDS encoding ABC transporter substrate-binding protein — MSYSHPSRRAILAVGGGIAVSGCIGSIGSDSPGAGTDDVTLLLNWNLSGLHAPYVAARENGFYDEAGFTNVELESGDGSDFAANQAGLGNVEFAITSSDQLLAANANELSPIAVGIVMQRNPNVVFADRERFGELAEPAQLEGATIGSGPGMVRTMTEAYLAHHGVLDGVDYVDTGFDTIQQLLTGDIDVAGGVFGDVVDAEQQGGEIETLEVHDVVPSYGHLIATNEAFAEENPDTVRSFLRATARGAVWAARNPDQAIDLLVDSQPELDETRANQYEKWAAMHAGYMRSETVETDGWGTSDSGPWTETYETLAAADFFEGEVDPADVWTNEYLDSDSEYIADYADLTGE; from the coding sequence GTGAGCTATTCACATCCCTCGCGGCGAGCGATCCTCGCCGTCGGAGGTGGGATCGCCGTCTCGGGGTGTATCGGAAGTATCGGGAGCGATTCTCCGGGCGCGGGGACGGACGACGTGACGCTACTGCTCAACTGGAACCTGAGCGGGCTCCACGCACCCTACGTCGCCGCCCGCGAAAACGGGTTTTACGACGAAGCGGGGTTCACGAACGTCGAGCTTGAGAGCGGCGACGGCTCCGACTTCGCGGCGAACCAGGCCGGGCTCGGCAACGTCGAGTTCGCGATCACGAGTAGCGATCAGCTCCTCGCCGCCAACGCGAACGAGCTCTCACCGATCGCCGTCGGCATCGTCATGCAGCGGAATCCGAACGTCGTCTTCGCCGATCGGGAGCGCTTCGGCGAACTCGCGGAGCCGGCGCAACTCGAGGGGGCCACGATCGGCAGCGGGCCCGGCATGGTGCGGACGATGACGGAGGCCTACCTCGCCCACCACGGCGTGCTGGACGGCGTCGACTACGTCGACACCGGATTCGACACCATTCAACAGCTGCTCACCGGGGACATCGACGTCGCCGGCGGCGTGTTCGGGGACGTCGTCGACGCGGAACAACAGGGCGGAGAGATCGAGACGCTCGAGGTTCACGACGTCGTCCCCTCCTACGGACACCTGATCGCGACGAACGAAGCCTTCGCCGAGGAGAACCCCGACACCGTCCGGTCGTTCCTCCGAGCGACTGCCAGAGGGGCCGTCTGGGCGGCCCGGAACCCGGACCAGGCGATCGACCTTCTCGTGGATTCGCAGCCGGAACTCGACGAAACGCGGGCGAACCAGTACGAGAAGTGGGCGGCGATGCACGCCGGGTACATGCGCTCCGAGACAGTGGAGACGGACGGCTGGGGGACGAGCGACTCGGGCCCGTGGACCGAGACGTACGAGACGCTCGCCGCCGCCGATTTCTTCGAGGGAGAGGTCGATCCGGCCGACGTCTGGACGAACGAGTACCTCGATAGCGACTCCGAGTACATCGCCGACTACGCCGACCTGACCGGCGAGTGA
- a CDS encoding pyrroloquinoline quinone-dependent dehydrogenase, translating to MSLEEDRAVQAAKDTIVRETDQGFRVLGSPEKSVTHQHDIDRIEEFDVTDEMIMESGENPDAWLTYGGNYEQHRRTTADVITPENVENLEVEYILDVGAGSSMEGTPLIVPGDPPVMYQSNGPNHVKAIDAREGEILWSYTYAVPSDVVLCCDDNNRGVAVRNDKVFMTTLDSGVVALDRYTGEEVWYTSTADHEEGYSATWAPVVYDGMLFTGSAGGEYGVRGFHKALDTETGEELWHTWTSSEDEWVGDSINQSCATNWMNATIDVENRQLHLPIGNPGPDFDGSVRPGPNRNSCGTLTLDMDTGERVWSHQEVAHDVWDYDSAAPRILIRDFEIEHRDTTTDVVVSAGKTGWVYTMDADTGELIERSEPGVQQLNMYRMIPHIDEGRRMPFMPGAMGGNDWQPPAYNPETGLAYMKMNNSPQEAWWRFEEYEEGKKYWGGILEDQTEAVPDEYNEKISAIVAIDPETGQRVWRDWIESDAYIWGGLVTTETGVVFTGTQNGDFIAYDGETGDRLWEYDLGEASIAGSPMSWYDPATEKQYVAIQVGGSGWLRRGAGGRDTRLAVFSLQG from the coding sequence ATGTCACTCGAAGAAGATAGGGCCGTACAGGCCGCGAAAGACACGATCGTCAGAGAAACGGACCAGGGTTTCCGCGTCCTCGGCTCGCCCGAGAAATCGGTCACGCACCAACACGACATCGACCGCATCGAGGAGTTCGACGTCACCGACGAGATGATCATGGAGTCGGGCGAGAATCCCGACGCCTGGCTCACCTACGGCGGGAACTACGAGCAACACCGCCGGACGACGGCCGACGTCATCACGCCTGAGAACGTCGAGAATCTCGAGGTCGAGTACATCCTCGACGTCGGGGCCGGGTCGAGCATGGAGGGGACGCCGCTGATCGTCCCCGGCGATCCGCCGGTCATGTATCAATCGAACGGGCCAAACCACGTCAAGGCCATCGACGCCCGCGAAGGCGAGATCCTCTGGAGCTACACGTACGCCGTCCCCTCGGACGTCGTGCTCTGTTGTGACGATAACAACCGGGGCGTCGCCGTCCGCAACGACAAAGTCTTCATGACGACGCTCGACTCGGGCGTCGTCGCCCTCGACCGCTACACGGGCGAAGAGGTGTGGTACACGTCCACCGCCGACCACGAAGAGGGGTACTCGGCGACCTGGGCACCCGTCGTCTACGACGGAATGCTCTTTACCGGGAGCGCCGGCGGCGAATACGGCGTTCGCGGGTTCCACAAGGCGCTCGACACCGAGACCGGCGAGGAGCTGTGGCACACCTGGACCTCCTCGGAGGACGAGTGGGTCGGCGACAGTATCAACCAGTCCTGTGCGACGAACTGGATGAACGCGACGATCGACGTCGAGAACCGGCAACTGCACCTGCCGATCGGCAACCCCGGTCCCGACTTCGACGGCTCCGTCCGTCCGGGTCCGAACCGGAACAGCTGCGGGACGCTGACCCTCGATATGGACACCGGCGAACGGGTGTGGTCCCACCAGGAAGTCGCCCACGACGTCTGGGACTACGACTCCGCGGCGCCGCGGATCCTCATCCGGGACTTCGAGATCGAACACCGCGACACGACGACCGACGTCGTCGTCTCCGCGGGCAAAACGGGGTGGGTCTACACCATGGACGCCGACACCGGCGAGCTCATCGAACGGAGCGAACCGGGCGTCCAACAGCTGAACATGTACCGGATGATCCCGCACATCGACGAGGGTCGACGGATGCCGTTCATGCCCGGCGCGATGGGCGGCAACGACTGGCAGCCGCCCGCCTACAACCCCGAGACCGGGCTCGCGTACATGAAGATGAACAACTCGCCCCAGGAGGCCTGGTGGCGCTTCGAAGAGTACGAGGAGGGCAAGAAGTACTGGGGCGGCATCTTGGAGGACCAGACCGAGGCGGTCCCGGACGAGTACAACGAGAAGATCAGCGCCATCGTCGCGATCGACCCCGAGACGGGCCAGCGCGTCTGGCGCGATTGGATCGAGAGCGACGCCTACATCTGGGGCGGCCTGGTGACCACCGAAACCGGCGTGGTCTTCACCGGCACCCAGAACGGGGACTTCATCGCCTACGACGGCGAAACCGGCGACCGGCTCTGGGAGTACGACCTCGGCGAGGCGTCGATCGCCGGGAGCCCGATGAGTTGGTACGACCCGGCGACCGAGAAGCAGTACGTCGCCATTCAGGTCGGCGGCAGCGGCTGGCTCCGACGGGGCGCCGGCGGCCGCGACACCCGCCTGGCCGTCTTCTCGCTGCAGGGGTAG
- the fer gene encoding ferredoxin Fer yields the protein MSLDLPNVRLGEDAEQRDGSDGTDGPVRTVEYLNYEVLDEHGWEIEDEDLFEKAADADLDDADHGTIEVRGRRYVLDAAEDQGFDWPFECRAASCANCAGIVYEGDLSMDMDLILTEDEVEERGIVLTCQAVPASDEVKLVYNAMHLEYLQDRVIGVREV from the coding sequence ATGTCACTCGATCTCCCCAACGTCCGCCTCGGCGAGGACGCCGAGCAACGTGACGGCAGCGACGGTACCGACGGCCCCGTTCGAACCGTCGAATACCTCAACTACGAGGTACTCGACGAACACGGCTGGGAGATAGAGGACGAGGACCTCTTCGAGAAAGCCGCCGACGCCGACCTCGACGACGCCGATCACGGGACGATCGAAGTCCGCGGGCGACGGTACGTCCTCGACGCGGCCGAAGATCAGGGCTTCGACTGGCCGTTCGAGTGTCGCGCGGCCTCGTGTGCGAACTGCGCCGGGATCGTGTACGAGGGCGATCTCTCGATGGACATGGATCTCATCCTCACCGAGGACGAGGTTGAGGAGCGAGGGATCGTCCTCACCTGCCAGGCGGTCCCGGCGAGCGACGAGGTGAAACTCGTCTATAACGCGATGCACCTGGAGTACCTGCAGGATCGGGTCATCGGCGTCCGAGAAGTGTAG
- a CDS encoding CDC48 family AAA ATPase, with product MKLTVKPLVANRPGEPTAVVERDAMADLGLESGDYVVLKGPADESAVAEVTARPSEEADERTIRLAPELAETLGVTAGETVSVEPADVGSAERVEIALPDDVDPDQALALSQRDALVGRVLSSGQTTTVSVAAEPGSSAPSRRVPIEIVDVEPSAYVCVEEWTSIVVAPEPASPSTVDDPERTASANTGVTYDEIGGLDDELERVREVIELPMRHPDLFDRLGVDPPTGVLLYGPPGTGKTLLARAMANEVGAHFQTLSGPEIVSKYYGESEERLRQVFEEAAANAPAIVFVDEIDAIAPKREDVGGDVERRIVAQLLSLLDGADDRGQVVVVGTTNRVDAVDPALRRPGRFDREIEVGVPDADERADILQIHARGVPLSDDVDLERYAESTHGFVGADLENLVRESAMCALRRVRSSSPGDADTELSIDRPEAVEIVDADVETALHGIEPSAMREVVVEGPDVGWADVGGLSEAKRTLREAVQWPLEYPDAFERVSLRPTTGILLSGPPGTGKTLLTRAVATEAQSNFISIKGPELVDKYVGESEKAVREIFGKARENAPAVLVFDEIDAIAGARGGSGESDVGERVVSQLLTELDGLEEFEDVVVIGTTNRPDRLDDALLRTGRFEREVSVGAPDQAARRDIFEIHLRDRPLASDVELDALAARTDGFVGADIDGLCRRAATAAVREYVEGETDGRDRRTDVRELELTNEHFERALEAADGTSPGESARRGEPIDPFDGGERGRE from the coding sequence ATGAAACTCACGGTCAAACCACTCGTCGCGAATCGACCAGGCGAGCCGACGGCCGTCGTCGAACGGGACGCGATGGCCGACCTCGGCCTGGAGTCGGGCGACTACGTCGTCCTGAAGGGGCCGGCCGACGAGTCCGCTGTCGCCGAGGTGACGGCACGGCCGTCGGAGGAGGCCGACGAGCGGACGATCCGGCTCGCGCCCGAACTCGCCGAGACGCTCGGCGTCACCGCCGGCGAGACGGTCTCCGTCGAACCGGCCGACGTCGGATCGGCCGAACGGGTCGAGATCGCGCTGCCCGACGACGTCGATCCCGACCAGGCGCTCGCGCTCTCGCAGCGGGACGCGTTGGTCGGCCGGGTGCTCTCGAGCGGCCAGACGACGACGGTGTCGGTCGCCGCCGAGCCCGGTTCGAGTGCGCCGTCTCGGCGCGTTCCGATCGAAATCGTCGACGTCGAACCGTCCGCCTACGTCTGCGTCGAGGAGTGGACCTCGATCGTCGTCGCTCCGGAGCCGGCGTCGCCGTCGACCGTCGACGACCCCGAACGGACCGCGTCGGCGAACACGGGCGTAACGTACGACGAGATCGGCGGCCTCGACGACGAACTCGAGCGGGTTCGCGAAGTCATCGAGCTACCGATGCGCCACCCCGATCTCTTCGATCGGCTCGGAGTCGATCCCCCAACGGGTGTCCTCCTCTACGGACCGCCGGGGACTGGCAAGACGCTGCTCGCTCGGGCGATGGCGAACGAGGTCGGCGCGCACTTCCAGACGCTCTCCGGGCCGGAGATCGTCTCGAAGTACTACGGCGAGAGCGAGGAGCGACTTCGGCAGGTCTTCGAGGAGGCCGCGGCGAATGCGCCCGCCATCGTCTTCGTCGACGAAATCGACGCGATCGCGCCGAAGCGCGAGGACGTCGGCGGGGACGTCGAGCGCCGGATCGTCGCCCAGTTGCTCTCGCTGCTCGACGGCGCGGACGACAGGGGGCAGGTCGTCGTCGTAGGAACGACGAACCGTGTCGACGCGGTCGACCCCGCGCTCCGCCGACCGGGGCGGTTCGACCGCGAGATCGAGGTCGGCGTTCCCGACGCCGACGAGCGGGCGGATATCCTTCAAATTCACGCGCGAGGCGTCCCGTTGAGCGACGACGTCGACCTCGAGCGGTACGCCGAGTCCACGCACGGCTTCGTCGGCGCGGACCTCGAGAATCTGGTCAGGGAGAGCGCGATGTGCGCGCTGCGGCGGGTGCGGTCATCCTCGCCTGGCGATGCCGATACCGAGCTCTCGATCGACCGCCCGGAGGCCGTCGAGATCGTCGACGCCGACGTCGAAACGGCGCTGCACGGGATCGAACCCTCCGCGATGCGGGAGGTGGTCGTCGAGGGTCCCGACGTCGGCTGGGCGGACGTCGGCGGCCTCTCCGAGGCGAAACGGACGCTCCGAGAGGCCGTGCAGTGGCCCCTCGAGTATCCCGACGCCTTCGAGCGAGTCTCGCTGCGGCCGACGACGGGGATTCTTCTCTCGGGCCCGCCGGGGACCGGGAAGACGCTGCTGACCAGAGCGGTCGCCACCGAGGCGCAGTCGAATTTCATCTCGATAAAGGGGCCCGAACTCGTCGACAAGTACGTCGGCGAGTCCGAGAAGGCCGTCCGCGAGATCTTCGGGAAGGCCCGAGAGAACGCGCCCGCCGTCCTGGTGTTCGACGAAATCGACGCGATCGCCGGCGCGCGCGGCGGATCCGGGGAGTCCGACGTCGGGGAGCGCGTGGTGTCGCAGTTACTCACCGAACTCGACGGACTCGAAGAGTTCGAGGACGTCGTGGTCATCGGGACGACCAACCGGCCGGACCGCCTTGACGACGCGTTGCTCCGGACGGGACGGTTCGAGCGAGAGGTCTCCGTCGGCGCTCCCGACCAGGCGGCGCGCCGGGACATCTTCGAGATCCACCTCCGCGACCGACCGCTCGCGTCCGACGTCGAGCTCGACGCGCTGGCCGCTCGAACGGACGGATTCGTCGGCGCCGACATCGACGGGCTCTGTCGTCGGGCGGCGACGGCCGCCGTCCGCGAGTACGTCGAGGGAGAGACCGACGGGCGAGACAGGCGGACCGACGTGCGGGAACTCGAATTAACGAACGAGCACTTCGAACGGGCCCTCGAAGCGGCCGACGGGACGTCGCCAGGCGAGAGTGCTCGACGCGGCGAGCCGATCGATCCGTTCGACGGCGGTGAACGCGGCCGGGAGTGA
- a CDS encoding HTH domain-containing protein produces the protein MSGESATSSESVRVEVFLQTHTCPAVVERLRSLVSRARRLEDGGTVDEVRVKTWSPVRPALEELSDSGPSVTLTVNSFQAWADREGYTLRPAFTRRETASLLSRRPAVEIRVPIVCLAVYEADTLRCVVPCTVGERTYSVEECLTALEAGISTPFGEGPRDRPKRTFED, from the coding sequence ATGAGCGGTGAGTCCGCCACGTCGTCGGAATCGGTTCGAGTCGAGGTGTTCCTCCAAACGCACACGTGTCCCGCCGTTGTGGAACGGCTCAGATCCCTCGTTTCTCGAGCACGTCGCCTGGAGGACGGCGGAACGGTCGACGAGGTGCGCGTAAAGACGTGGTCGCCAGTACGGCCTGCGCTGGAGGAACTCAGCGATTCGGGGCCCTCGGTGACGCTCACGGTCAATTCGTTTCAGGCGTGGGCCGACCGCGAGGGGTATACGCTCCGGCCGGCGTTTACGCGCCGCGAGACCGCGTCGTTGCTGAGTCGCCGACCGGCCGTGGAAATCCGAGTTCCGATCGTGTGTCTGGCCGTCTACGAAGCCGATACGCTTCGATGCGTCGTCCCCTGTACAGTCGGCGAGCGAACGTATTCCGTAGAGGAGTGTCTCACCGCACTCGAGGCCGGCATCAGCACGCCGTTCGGCGAAGGCCCACGGGATCGCCCTAAACGGACGTTCGAGGACTAA